A stretch of the Camelina sativa cultivar DH55 unplaced genomic scaffold, Cs unpScaffold00382, whole genome shotgun sequence genome encodes the following:
- the LOC104772997 gene encoding uncharacterized protein LOC104772997, translated as MEDVSLNETSGGGDEEDEDCLITESKNPFVDSAAATASTSEAVPVDADIEIDEDVGSDELSPEWVKRGESSSSTTPDTVDPFPEDDVKMPDVRIPNGSSSSEGDISPRSPPVPSLFGKDVEFVGVEPEGTERAMDQALKEGIVGEAGPMKRNTTTASPGKESPDDSMQEYNDTNYWKVDQEVTVVE; from the coding sequence ATGGAAGATGTAAGCTTGAATGAAACTTCCGGtggtggagatgaagaagacgaagactgTTTGATTACAGAAAGTAAGAACCCTTTTGTCGACTCAGCTGCAGCCACAGCCTCAACCTCAGAAGCAGTCCCTGTAGACGCCGATATtgagattgatgaagatgtgggtTCAGATGAATTGTCTCCCGAATGGGTTAAACGTGGTGAATCCTCTTCATCCACTACACCAGACACAGTAGATCCGTTCCCGGAAGACGACGTGAAGATGCCTGATGTGAGAATCCCAAACGGTTCTTCATCTTCAGAAGGCGATATCAGCCCGAGATCACCTCCTGTGCCTTCATTGTTTGGAAAGGACGTTGAGTTTGTGGGAGTTGAGCCAGAAGGAACTGAAAGGGCAATGGATCAAGCTCTCAAGGAAGGCATAGTGGGAGAAGCAGGGCCAATGAAGAGGAACACCACAACAGCCTCCCCTGGAAAGGAGAGCCCCGATGATAGTATGCAGGAGTACAACGACACTAACTACTGGAAGGTTGATCAGGAGGTGACTGTAGTTGAATGA
- the LOC104772998 gene encoding serine/threonine-protein phosphatase 6 regulatory subunit 3, with protein sequence MFWKLTALSAASPVESILDKEDFTLEELLDEEDIIQECRALNSRLINFLRERAQVEQLLRFIVEESPEDADSKRAFKFPFISSEVLTCEIDVILKTLVDEEELMNLLFSFLEPNRSHSVMLAGYFSKVVICLMLRKTVPLMNYVKAHQNVFQQLVDLIGITSIMEVLIRLVGADDHVYPNHVDVMQWLADSNLLEMIVDKLSPTNSLEVHANAAETLCTIAQNAPSPLATKLSSSSFVARIFGHAFGDPQSKSSLVHTLSVCISLLSPRRSVVSSPFMYSFRGQQIFEAPISVNPETIATMLPRLGDFVALMNVTSDEKILPTTYGQLKPPLGSHRLKIVEFIAVLMKTRSEATGKELASSGAIRRVIDLFFEYPYNNALHHQVESIIVSCLESKNDEIVDHLLQECDLIGKILKTEKQPILSGDKQPTLAAPGKQAPRVGNVGHISRISNKLVQLSTNSNQIKTILEENNEWGEWEANTLHDRNAVENVYRWVCGRPTALHDRTRDSDDDEVHDRDYDLAGLANNLNQFRYNMQENNGAAEEQGSNDRDEEDVYFDDESAEVVISSLRLGDEQANNLFTNSNWFTFQGDELGENTGTGAISSEETMEDVSLNETSGGGDEEDEDCLITESKNPFVDSAAATASTSEAVPVDADIEIDEDVGSDELSPEWVKRGESSSSTTPDTVDPFPEDDVKMPDVRIPNGSSSSEGDISPRSPPVPSLFGKDVEFVGVEPEGTERAMDQALKEGIVGEAGPMKRNTTTASPGKESPDDSMQEYNDTNYWKVDQEVTVVE encoded by the exons ATGTTCTGGAAGTTGACTGCTCTCTCTGCTGCTTCTCCG GTCGAATCCATATTAGACAAGGAAGACTTCACTTTGGAAGAACTCTTGGATGAGGAAGACATAATCCAGGAATGCAGAGCTTTGAACAGCCGGCTCATCAATtt TCTGAGAGAAAGAGCTCAAGTGGAACAGTTATTACGTTTTATTGTTGAAGAATCTCCTGAAGATGCTGATAGCAAGCGTGCTTTCAA GTTTCCTTTCATCTCCTCTGAAGTTTTGACCTGTGAAATTGATGTTATTCTTAAGACTTTAGTGGACGAGGAGGAG CTTATGAACTtacttttctcctttttggaACCAAACCGTTCCCACAGTGTGATGCTAGCTGGGTATTTCAGCAAG GTTGTCATATGCCTCATGTTGAGGAAGACAGTCCCGCTGATGAACTATGTAAAA GCCCATCAGAATGTTTTCCAGCAACTGGTTGATTTGATAGGGATTACGTCCATTATGGAG GTTCTAATTCGGTTGGTTGGTGCGGATGATCATGTGTATCCCAACCACGTAGATGTGATGCAATGGTTAGCTGATAGCAATCTGCTTGAAATGATTGTGGATAAGCTTAGCCCAACA AACTCTCTTGAAGTTCATGCAAATGCTGCTGAAACACTCTGCACTATCGCTCAAAATGCACCGTCACCGTTGGCTACCAAACTCTCTAGTTCAAG TTTTGTTGCAAGGATATTTGGTCATGCTTTCGGAGATCCCCAGTCCAAATCTAGCCTTGTCCACACGCTTTCAGTTTGCATTTCGTTGTTGAGCCCAAGAAGATCTGTAGTTTCTTCCCCCTTTATGTATTCATTCAGGGGCCAACAAATCTTCGAGGCTCCAATTTCTGTGAATCCGGAGACGATTGCCACCATGCTGCCTAGACTTG GTGACTTTGTTGCACTTATGAATGTGACCTCTGATGAAAAAATTTTACCTACTACCTATGGGCAGTTAAAGCCTCCTCTTGGCAGTCATCGTCTGAAG ATTGTGGAGTTCATTGCTGTCTTGATGAAAACTCGAAGTGAAGCAACAGGAAAAGAACTAGCCAGCTCAGGAGCTATTAGAAGAGTCATTGATCTGTTCTTTGA GTACCCATATAATAATGCACTGCACCATCAGGTGGAGAGTATAATAGTATCGTGTTTGGAAAGCAAAAACGATGAGATTGTTGACCATCTTCTCCAAGAGTGTGATTTGATTGGAAAAATtctcaaaacagagaaacagcCAATTCTTTCTGGTGATAAGCAG CCAACATTAGCTGCTCCTGGAAAGCAAGCTCCACGGGTGGGAAATGTTGGTCATATCTCAAGAATTTCAAACAAGCTTGTTCAGCTATCAACTAACAGTAACCAGATAAAGACTATACTTGAG GAAAATAACGAATGGGGCGAGTGGGAAGCGAATACGCTGCATGATCGAAATGCTGTTGAGAATGTCTATCGCTGGGTTTGCGG ACGCCCAACTGCATTACATGATAGGACTAGGGACAGTGACGATGATGAAGTTCACGACAGGGATTATGATCTTGCTGGTTTAGCTAATAACTTAAACCAGTTCAGATACAACATGCAAGAGAACAATGGTGCTGCGGAG GAGCAAGGTTCCAATGACAGAGATGAAGAG gatgtttattttgatgacgAATCTGCTGAAGTTGTTATATCATCTCTAAGGCTTGGTGATGAACAGGCGAA caatttatttacaaactcGAACTGGTTCACGTTCCAAGGAGATGAATTGGGCGAAAACACAGGAACAGGAGCAATATCTTCTGAGGAAACAATGGAAGATGTAAGCTTGAATGAAACTTCCGGtggtggagatgaagaagacgaagactgTTTGATTACAGAAAGTAAGAACCCTTTTGTCGACTCAGCTGCAGCCACAGCCTCAACCTCAGAAGCAGTCCCTGTAGACGCCGATATtgagattgatgaagatgtgggtTCAGATGAATTGTCTCCCGAATGGGTTAAACGTGGTGAATCCTCTTCATCCACTACACCAGACACAGTAGATCCGTTCCCGGAAGACGACGTGAAGATGCCTGATGTGAGAATCCCAAACGGTTCTTCATCTTCAGAAGGCGATATCAGCCCGAGATCACCTCCTGTGCCTTCATTGTTTGGAAAGGACGTTGAGTTTGTGGGAGTTGAGCCAGAAGGAACTGAAAGGGCAATGGATCAAGCTCTCAAGGAAGGCATAGTGGGAGAAGCAGGGCCAATGAAGAGGAACACCACAACAGCCTCCCCTGGAAAGGAGAGCCCCGATGATAGTATGCAGGAGTACAACGACACTAACTACTGGAAGGTTGATCAGGAGGTGACTGTAGTTGAATGA
- the LOC104773007 gene encoding uncharacterized protein LOC104773007 encodes MSSPLNTEQLNVFHAQDREIFSKLVLKYSRPPAESLLVMATWLWLEDFKFENIFSIIEALTDPLIVALADEAVSCFQCLESTDPPNGLSQIPLSTKYFKNDISIELIYKNRYSAITGIKNFLNTVCSRIFSDILQRVLPSSSPSSSFGSTRLRQPLSIPGFPHPTFGSINVMLDNNLFFIPHGLWGWNANCIATENDRTLFLTFSRGFPVTHAEVYELFTKEFGENCVESVIMQHDYKNASNNAYVNGSSWQQEQSLFARLMLDSVASVDRVLNGQMKRRFELYGKHIWARKYKNRTNLSN; translated from the coding sequence ATGTCGTCCCCTCTCAACACCGAACAACTAAATGTTTTTCATGCTCAAGATAGAGAGATATTCTCTAAATTGGTCCTGAAATACTCAAGACCTCCAGCTGAGTCTCTTCTTGTCATGGCCACATGGCTTTGGCTTGAGGACTTTAAGTTTGAAAACATCTTCTCAATCATCGAGGCTCTCACAGATCCACTCATTGTGGCTCTTGCTGATGAGGCTGTCTCATGCTTTCAGTGCCTTGAATCTACCGATCCCCCAAATGGCTTAAGTCAAATCCCTCTCAGtaccaaatattttaaaaacgacATATCGATCGAACTAATCTACAAGAATCGGTATAGCGCTATCACAGGAATCAAGAACTTCTTGAACACCGTTTGTTCTAGAATTTTCTCAGACATCCTTCAACGAGTTCTcccatcttcttcaccatcatcttcctTCGGCAGTACAAGACTTCGCCAACCTCTTAGCATTCCTGGGTTCCCTCATCCGACTTTTGGGAGCATCAACGTAATGCTTGACAACAACTTGTTTTTCATCCCTCATGGTCTATGGGGATGGAATGCTAACTGCATCGCAACTGAGAATGACCGCACCTTGTTTCTTACATTTTCTCGTGGGTTTCCAGTAACTCATGCAGAGGTATATGAACTCTTCACTAAGGAATTCGGAGAAAATTGTGTTGAGAGCGTTATCATGCAACACGACTACAAAAACGCTTCCAATAATGCATATGTGAATGGCAGCAGCTGGCAGCAGGAACAATCACTATTCGCGAGGCTTATGTTGGATTCGGTTGCTAGTGTGGATCGCGTACTCAACGGCCAGATGAAAAGAAGGTTTGAGTTGTACGGAAAACACATTTGGGCTCGTAAGTATAAGAATAGGACAAACCTATCTAATTGA